CAAACTCCGCAAGATTAATCTCTCTAGCCACTTATATATCAATGACAAGTCCATTTTTCACTTGTTTAACAACTGTAAGCTTCTCCAAGAGGTCATCTTGCCTCACTGTCATGAAATAACCAAAGAAGGAGTTGCTTCTGCTCTCAGTGAGAAACAATCAACATTGAGGTATTTATCCCTTCCCCTGTTCCGTGCTGCACAAGTCATCAACTCGTTGttgagtttgaaggggttgactTATATTGATATGAAATTTTCTACTATTTCGGATGCACTGCTCACCTCTATTGCAATGGAAGGTCTTCCTTTGAAGAGGATTGGCATCGGTTATTGCAAAGGATATACTTATACTGGACTATTTACTTTGTTATCCAAATGTCAATCTATCCAATATTTGGATCTTCAGTTCACCGAGTTTTTGAATGATCTTCATGTTGTGGACTTGTCTTTATATCTTGTTGGTTTGGTTTCTGTAAACCTTAGTTTATGTCGCATGGTCACAGAGTCATCCTTGTTTGTACTAGTTAGGAAATGTCCTTCACTTAGTCAGATCATAATGATAGGTATTGCGGTTAAGAGTATTCAGAATTATGACTATTTGATGGATTTTGGAGTATACCCTCAATTACAGTCTCTCAACATGTCTAACCATTTATGGTTAGGTGATGAAAGCATCAAAATGTTTGCTTCTGCTTTTCCCAATCTCCACCGGCTTGACTTGAACTCTTGCATCAAAATATCTGATGAAGGTATTGTTCATGTATTAAGGACATGCCGTAAGATAAGCCATTTGAATTTATCATCTTCATGGTTGAAGCTACTTGGAATGAACTATGAACTTCCCAAGCTTAAGGTTTTGAACTTATCAGGTTCAAAAGCCGATGATGAAACACTCTATTCAATCTCAAATAATTGTTGTGGGCTTTTGCAATTGTTCTTAAATAGTTGTTACGTATGCACAGAGAAGGGAGTGAAACATGTTGTAGAAAAATGCACACAACTGAGAGAGATCCATTTGAGATACTGTTCGAAAGTGCATACAAATGTTGCTGCTTCGGTGCTATTTTCAAGTCCATCATTGAGAAAGATAACTGCCCCACCTCATATCCATTTCAGTGAAAGTGAGAGGAAACTCTTCTTGCGTCGAGGATGCGTTGTTTGCTGAAGTTTGAACTCTAAAATGTAAGATGTCTTTGTTTTTGTATTTACTTGATGACTGGGCCACACTTCtatgagaatttgtttgttttttttttttttttatgtcaagTTATGGGGTCATTTGATCTGTACAACAGTCgctgtttttgtttatttttttaactgTTTTGTTTGTTCAAAGGTTTTTTGCACATAGTTTTTTTTGGGCATGGATTACTAGCTAGAGCATGCAAGTGTTATGCTATTAATAGAGAGGAAATTGAATTAATCACATGTAAATTAATGATATTGGGAATTTTCTTAGTGTAATGAAGTATATTCTTAATGTCTCAAATGTTTGAATTTTGGTATTTGGTATGTATTTGGGTATTCTAATGGCAGAGTGTTTACATTTTCGTATATGGCAGTTTGGTATGTATTTGGgtatatctttttatattttgagACTAAGGATGACAAT
The Vicia villosa cultivar HV-30 ecotype Madison, WI linkage group LG6, Vvil1.0, whole genome shotgun sequence genome window above contains:
- the LOC131615000 gene encoding uncharacterized protein LOC131615000: MERNRSKTMKVISAECLYLPDDCWEHVFTFLKDSEDDYHHNPCLKSMSLCDKNLFSIIDSDDYDEYDHNRNLKSLSVVSKQFFSITNRLRLSLTVYDPTLPFLSRLFHRFTNLTSLDLTHFPGDLDLLLRQISLFPLKLTSLNLSHKTIIIPANGLRAFSQNITTLTSLICSNLPSFTSNHLFLVAECFPLLQELDLSDPILKIKDYHCNKSSFLDGVEALSLSLSKLRKINLSSHLYINDKSIFHLFNNCKLLQEVILPHCHEITKEGVASALSEKQSTLRYLSLPLFRAAQVINSLLSLKGLTYIDMKFSTISDALLTSIAMEGLPLKRIGIGYCKGYTYTGLFTLLSKCQSIQYLDLQFTEFLNDLHVVDLSLYLVGLVSVNLSLCRMVTESSLFVLVRKCPSLSQIIMIGIAVKSIQNYDYLMDFGVYPQLQSLNMSNHLWLGDESIKMFASAFPNLHRLDLNSCIKISDEGIVHVLRTCRKISHLNLSSSWLKLLGMNYELPKLKVLNLSGSKADDETLYSISNNCCGLLQLFLNSCYVCTEKGVKHVVEKCTQLREIHLRYCFHFSESERKLFLRRGCVVC